The Silene latifolia isolate original U9 population chromosome 4, ASM4854445v1, whole genome shotgun sequence region tgagtttttttttttcaaatcaaaatatacagATGACGAACGCATAAAAAAATAATGAACGGTCAAAAATTAATGAATTGTCAAGTTATAAACTAAAAAGTAAAACTTCATATATACCGTGCATAAATTGCACGAGGTCTATACTAATAATACATTAAAATGTAAAACCTCTATATATACCgcgcattgcgcgggatctaaactagttatatAACAAAAGATCTTAATGCCCTTATTAAGAAAATTGGTGATTGATGGAAGTTATTTTAATGAGAGTTTTTAAGTAAATAATTACTTGATTTTACAATAATAATTATATGTAAGATAGTTTTATAGAAGAGTATCATTATAAAATGTTTTATGGAAACTTTACTTAATATCCGAAAAGTTTGATTGACTCTTTGAACTACGGCTTTTAAGAATGATATTTCTTTTTTTCCCAAATTGATGTCATTTATAAAATATCTTTCTACCCATTTTTATTGCCTTTTTCAAGACATTTGGtttggagaaaaaaaaaatcaacatttgctaaattcataataataataagggtttttctaaaatgtgcccaATAAGCACATATTAATAAATGTTTAGCCATAGGTTAAGCTTTATTCCATCATTTtgacaattacaatcatcatttccttatttttttccaCTCACAATTGGGTGAGGAAATATTCTACTATTAgtgaaaataaattaattaaggaCATTAATTTAAATTTAGATAAGGCTTATCATATGTATATTGAGCACATTTTCGAAAAACcctaatcataataataataatttcgccaatttttatttctttttcaaataaaaaaaactcGATATAGCTTAGAAAACTCGAAATGACGGTACCCCGTAAAATTTCGGAATATTATAATGATTCACCGTTGATTCAAATAATTCAAAGGCACACAAAGTCGCACAAAGTAGCTACTATATGATCTCACAATTGCCATGTGCCATGCCTCCGCTTTCTCTCTCCTCTCTCCGACAATTAACGAATGGGAGGAGCAGAGAATCAATCACCGCCGCATTCGCCGCCGCCGGAATCTTCTTCCGCCAACCGGAATACCGCAACTCCGGCGAGCCTGCTGTTGTTTTTTCACAAGGCATTTCGGCGGGAATTAACGGAGTTGAGGCGCGTGGTTATGGAAGAAGCTTGTGGCGCGTGTGATTCACAGGAATTGAATTTGGCGGAGCTTAAAGCTAGGGTTGAGTTCTTTAGGAATGTGTATAAGTATCATTGTGCTGCTGAAGCTCAGGTATGTTCTATAACTCTCTCTAGTTACTTACTTTACGTTCCGTTCtgttgaattgtttacatttttcaAAATATGCGAGCTAATTATAGTATAATTTGTACTGTCTTTTGATGATTGTTGAGCTTGTAATGTCTCTGATGATTGTCAATTACTTTTTTCGTGCCTGTCTCAGTGAATTCTTTACGTTTTCTTTTTAAGGTATGTTTCAAAAGTAGAAGAGTAAGGATAACTTTGTACATTTGTTACAGACCTTAAACTTTGTGCAAAAAGTAAACGTAAAGAACTCAatggaacggagggagtaattagTTGATTTAGCATGTAATTTCTTTGATGATTGTAACTAGCTACTTGATTTAGCTTGTAATGTATTTGACGATTGTCAATTACTCTATTTCATTTAGTTTAAATAATGGGTTACTCCGTTTAGCTTGTAGTCAATTTGTTGAGCTAGTGTATGACCATTGTCAATTACTCCATTTAActtgtaattagttgatttagcTTGTAGTTATTTCTTGAGCTTGTAATGTCTTTGATGATTGTCAATTACTCCATTTTTTTAGTCGTTTTTACATTTTGAGAGACTCACTTCTGTATtaatatctctcaaaatatacGAGTAATGTAATCTTATATGAAAAGTGTTTTAGTAAGAATTTAATGCTATTTGTGTAACTTTTGGACTAATATATCTTTGAGGAATGCTACCGACCTTCTCCTCTAACACCGGCTTATTAGAATAGTTGTTTTCTTTGCACAAATGTCAAAGAAGTggataaaataaatcttattttaatCGTGTATTAGAGGAGAAGATAGATTGTATTTCTctatatttttcataaaaattaAATTCAATAATCAGTTCGAAACAGAAACGTCATATATATGAAAACGGAGGAAGTATTTAGTTTGTCGAGATTGTAATGTACTCGATGATTGTTAATACGGGTATTTAGTTCTGTTAGCTTGGAATGTCTTTGATGATTGATTAAGTGATACTATTATGATTTCAACCAGGTTTTATTTCTGGCTTTGGATGCACGTGTGGGGAACATTACATGTACATACTATCTCCAACACTATAGCACGGATTCTATGTTTGAATCCGTGCTCTCATGTCTAGATAGACTAGGATGGGCAACACATGACCTCCAGGAACTTGTAACTAGTATTGGTACTCTTCGAGACTCAATATGTCAGCATATGGTTAAAGAAGAAAAACAGGTGAGTAATTTGGTATTATTgtgttttggatgagtaggctaCTCACTTCTGTTTTTATTGTCATTGATAAGGATTGTAGAGGTGAGTTTGCGTGCATTGGATCCATGTTACCTCACTGTAAGCAGGAACGTCGATTGAAATATTTTGTCAATAATATGATATTGTAAGAAATGTCAACTCATTAGGCAGAGGTAATAAATCAGAGATGTATAAGCAAACATTTAAACTAATCTAACACCCTGTTTGGCTGGAGAGCCTAGAGTTATTTATAGGGAAGGGAGGAATAGGGAGAGCGAATGATGCAATTTTTCTTATAGAATTGGATTAGAGGGAAATGAAGGGATCCATTTTTCCTCCTACAAGGCAAATCAAGTTCTTATGACATagtattgcaaaaaaaaaaaaaaaaaaaaaagagttcttaCGACATAGGAAAGATCTGGAGGGACAACATCGTTGCTCCACTCCCCCTCCCTCCCCGGTCTCTTCAACCCTCTCCATCTCCTTCCCCGCCTTTCAATTATAATACTAATGATGCCTTGAAGACTAATCCATTtaacagaataaataataagcaaaaTATGTGAAGAGACTTGGTTCTTATTTCAAAGTGTAGCTACTTGAGGGTGATCCAGGAAAGAAGATGTTGCTTCTTATATTCAAGTTGGAGACTTGATCCTTCAATGTTCATTATGAAGATGTTTCATGTTAAGATCTGTTGCTCAAACTGAATCACGCCTATTAGTTCATGTTATCATTTCTGGCAGGTTTTCCCGCTATTAAAAAGCTCTTTCTCAAGTGAAGAGCAGGCTTCACTACTTTGGCAATTCATGTGTAGCTTCCCTGTGATGCTTTTGGaggatgttttcccatggttggCCAGTTTACTTCCTCCAGAGGAAAGACTGGATTTGAAGGATTGCATGAGTAACATCCTGGCACAAGATAAATCGGCCTTGCTCGAGGTACTTTTCTCACATAATTGGGCCCTTACCCTTTGTAGTCAACTTTCTAATCTTATTGACTGATTTTTTTTGCTGAAGACCGTGATATTCTGGATCAATAAGGCGGATAAAAAATCCCAAGAAAATTGCCATAAAGATGACAGAATATCTGAGTGCTCTCAAGATCAAGATAATCTGAGAGATGTGTCTACACTTTGCTTGCTTAAGAACAACCCATTTGATTGTTTACTGCGATGGCAAGCTGCCATAAAGTCTGACTTAGAAGAAATCTTGAACAAGCTGGATCAAGCAAGAGTACAAGAATTTCCAAGCTTATCGTCGGTTATAGTCAAAATTAAGTTCTTAAATGAGGTGCTGATTTTTCATAGGTAAATATCTTTGCGTTACACTGTCATCAGTTGCAGAATCATAGGGGCAAGAACTCTTGTTCTACTTGTTCATTTAATCATTTTTCTTCGTCTCTCTTCCTCTGATTAAGCTTAGTTTTTTTCCCACAGTGACATATTGGAAAATATATTATATCCTTTGGTGGAAAAATCCTCTTTACATCAGACATCACCCTTGTACACATCAGTTCCCCTCAAGAATGAAGTTGTAGGACTTCAAAATGTTCTATATGATGCCAATAAAATCCATGAACCCACTTTTCTGGAAAGTCTATGTAGTCAAATGGAAAGTCTAGTGTTGCTGACAACTGAACACTTGTCTTTTCAAGAAACAGAGGTACGAAAATTGCTGATTGTATTCTTTGCGCAAGCTAGCTTCACATTGTTGTGGCCATTCGCTATATCATAAAGCCGATTAAAGTTTAAGATGCAGATTCCTTCAAGGAACCATTTCCAAAGCACTAATACGTGTATTTTATCATCTTGCCTGTCTTTTTATCATCCTGATCTCACTGCTTTAAGTTTTTGATCAGATTTTCCCCCTCATCAGCGAGAAATGTAAACATAAATCTCAGCTGGAGGTACTAATCAAGAGCTTGCATACACTACCCCTTGGACTGCTAAAGTGCGTGGTTACGTGGTTTTCATCTCACCTTCCAAAAGACGAGTTGAAGTTTATTCTCCATGGTATTGGACAATCTTGCCTCCTTGATAAACCCTTTGCATTGCTTTTGCATGAATGGGCCCATGCTGGTTATTCTGGCAAATCTAGTACTGAGAATTTGGAGGAGATTTTCAGTCGGAGGGTGCCCTTCATGTCTGAGCTCATTAGGGATGACAACGACCCTGGTAAGAACATAAAGCAGGAAAGCCTTAGTTCTGCTTGTTGCTCCAGAACCCCTTTTCTCCAGTCTGTCAGCAGCTCCAGTGGTCCTCCTAGTAAAACCGTTTCTTGTAACATCCTTGAGCCAAGGCCGATGGACCACATTTATTATTTTCACAAAGCCATAAAGAAGGACCTTGAGTCCTTGGTTCTTGATGCAGCTAAGCTATCCAAGGATTCAAAGCTTCTTTTGGAGTTCACTCAGCACTTCTGTTCTGTAAGGTCTTTGTATGAACTTCACAGTGAAACTGAGGATAAGATAGCATTTCCAGCTTTGGAGGCAAATCTAAACGCTCGCAATATTACACAATCTT contains the following coding sequences:
- the LOC141653192 gene encoding zinc finger protein BRUTUS-like At1g74770 isoform X1, translated to MGGAENQSPPHSPPPESSSANRNTATPASLLLFFHKAFRRELTELRRVVMEEACGACDSQELNLAELKARVEFFRNVYKYHCAAEAQVLFLALDARVGNITCTYYLQHYSTDSMFESVLSCLDRLGWATHDLQELVTSIGTLRDSICQHMVKEEKQVFPLLKSSFSSEEQASLLWQFMCSFPVMLLEDVFPWLASLLPPEERLDLKDCMSNILAQDKSALLETVIFWINKADKKSQENCHKDDRISECSQDQDNLRDVSTLCLLKNNPFDCLLRWQAAIKSDLEEILNKLDQARVQEFPSLSSVIVKIKFLNEVLIFHSDILENILYPLVEKSSLHQTSPLYTSVPLKNEVVGLQNVLYDANKIHEPTFLESLCSQMESLVLLTTEHLSFQETEIFPLISEKCKHKSQLEVLIKSLHTLPLGLLKCVVTWFSSHLPKDELKFILHGIGQSCLLDKPFALLLHEWAHAGYSGKSSTENLEEIFSRRVPFMSELIRDDNDPGKNIKQESLSSACCSRTPFLQSVSSSSGPPSKTVSCNILEPRPMDHIYYFHKAIKKDLESLVLDAAKLSKDSKLLLEFTQHFCSVRSLYELHSETEDKIAFPALEANLNARNITQSYSMDHEMEAQHFERVSGIIDKMSGVYVTVSWSEYCRLCLELEDSCKSLKKILEDHILREETEIWPLFREYFSIEEQETILGYMLGRTRADILQKMIVWLMAHLSLDEQQTMMNYWQRATYFTKFNEWLGEWWENVNKYNFGEAGETTTEYLSIDVSRDLKQDINVVLRNNDYNAAKRAKKMEGPHVVKQRHESFEYVDVQRNQLSKPALEVHDKHLVASQLDQEAKPHLDSDDVITTDSGKLHGQFPSYRDSEASVFGCKHYKQNCKLVASCCNQIFTCRRCHDEEIYHDDGIYDHVMDRKSTTQMMCMRCLEIQPIGRACSTPSCNEYSMARYYCKICKLFDDEREIYHCPYCNLCRVGKGLGIDYYHCMKCNACMSRFRPLHVCIERSIEDKCSICQEEMFTSTNPLKSLPCGHAMHSTCFEDYIWTRYTCPICSKSLGDMQVYTKMLDAYMAKEKMPEEYAGKTQAILCNDCEKKGTAPFHWAHHKCSYCGSYNTRRL